From Sander vitreus isolate 19-12246 chromosome 5, sanVit1, whole genome shotgun sequence:
cagttcctatcgtaattctaatccgaggaagtgtgtctgtctggcgtgtggagaagatggcgaggttgtgggatttttagcagttcctaggtaattctaagccgaaagtgtgtgtctgtcagttgggtacagagctccacgtgagcacgggcttttatgactgttaatatagccagcatctaacgttagctaatccgctgtgctgtggagtgatgtctggctatgtgagacaagcgtctagcaacattgttgtggatgctgcggtctcagcctggcaaccaacgtgaacttcgagtctggggaggaggggacgggggagacaactctctccagtattttgaatttgtactgcagtaactattttaaacactagctgtcagtattacatattctACCTTTAATGACAAGACTAGAGAAAGAAGTTGAATCAGTTCAGTTCAGCACTGACAGTTGAGCTGTGTCATCAGAGGTCAGAGGGTATCCTGTACTTACTGCGGGTCAGTGAGGGGCTGGCTCACCCACTTCCTAATCAGTCTCCTCCCAAACGGAGTGCGAGTGTGGTCCAACACCCACAACAGACTGCCCTTCACCCCACCATCTGTCTGCCATCGAAAGAACACACAGCTTACACATACATTAtttgaatgttgaaaaaaaaaaactattatgaTGTAATAACTATAAGAGGTGAACAGGTGATGGAAGCCACAAGCAGCAGGTGAGGCTTGAACTCCATGTGTGACACACATGCCACGGCAGCAGAGTCGTGCTGAACTTTTGAGCTGTCGCCCACGCAAGCGTGACTAGTCACTGAACATTTTCCTGTGATCGGATCGACGTTTAACTCacccattacatttttacagtccGTTGTGCAACCATTACTGCAAACTGATTTCTACTAAGTTGTATAGACATAATCTGGACAATCTTgacatgtatttaaaatgtgtttgcaCTGGAAGGTGTCCATTTACCTGGTAAGCTGCGTGACATTTCTAGCTGGCCGGCTGTCTACACTTATCTGTTGAAAGCTTGCCAAAATGGAAAACTCCCCTGACTCTTTTACTAAAAGGTGAATGTAACAAACATCATGTTCAAGCTTCCTAACTACTACACCTTTACAGTAAATTATTACTGACATGCACCTCTGTTCAGCAGTCTCCCTCAGCCTTGTTCTAGCCAGAGCAGTAGAATTGAGACTCTGACTTGAGTCAGACTTAATTCACAAAAATGAGGACTTGAGTCTTaagttaaagtggctatatcaatattttttaaataacaatgcATCAAAGGACAATGTCAAAACAAGATGAGGCGGATTGGAATGTCATTAGCTTTTtaggtatttagtcataaacttaagtattggacaaagtgataattcatggcaatccatccaatagttgtctgGGACTTGATTgtgcaaatgtttctttttgtcaaTTAGTATGCACTAGAAGGTTATACAGTATGGTGCAGTGTAAACCATGTATCATCCCGTCAGACCCCACCCCTGAGATGTGCATTTACCTGATTGTTGAGGATGTCCAGATTCCTAAGGGTGGCAGCACTGAGGATCATAAACTCAGACTCACAGGACAGACGCCGAAATGAGCTGCAGGGAGCACAAAATCATATTAAAATACAGCTGCACGATCAAATGATCAATGTATTGATTAGGAAGAGAAGGAGCTAAAAGCAACACAAGTCTGAAATAAGTTGTAAATTGCATTGTTGTGTATGTATAAGGGGTAAAAACCCACGTTATTCCaagattagggctgcaactatctATTAATCCGACGATTATCATTTTGTAATTATTGATTGTTTAGTCTATGAAACAATTGCATAAAAAACACTCATCACAACTTCAGGTGACAACTTCAAATGTCTGGTTTTGTTCAACCAAAAGTCTAAAACCCAAAGTGACTCAGTTTacaaagatatataacaaagaaaagcagcaaagtcTCATTTGAGAAGTTGTAACCATTTGCCATTTGTCCCCATCTTagcttgaaaaatgacaaattaattaatcgattatcaaaatagacGATTGCTTTTCTGTCTATCAATTAATTGTCTTATCATTTCAGCTCTGACTCAGGATTTCAATGGTTTACCAATGGGAACACTGGCTAATTACGCTAGCAGCCTGTGTTGctaagtatacagtatgtgtacctTTCACTCCTAAGAACTCTTTCTAAGTTGAATTCTTGGAGGTACTGGATGAGCGGCCCCAGACAGCAGATCACTTGGCTCTCCAGGGAAGCTACACTCGACAGAGAGCGAGAGCCTGgaggacagagacacacaaacatgccacATATTCACAGATAAAACACAGCCATGAGTCACGGGCCCACTTCACAGACACATCCACTGTGTTACAGCTGAATGGCTGTCTTGGTCTCAATAAGAGTATGTGAGCCACTGAAGGGAATAAAgagtaaaacattaaaaagaaaagaggcacacagcagcacaaacaaacacacctttCTCCTGGGTGTGGCAGTAGAACTCGGTGGCTGTGTTCATTGCAGAGGCAAACTCAAACTGAGCACTTTCCCTCTTCTCAATTCTCACTCGGTCATCAGCCTGAGTGCTGGAGGGGAACAACATGACAGGTTCAAGAGGTCAGTGGTGCTTGTACGGACAGACAAACGAAGAGAACGCAACATTCGATATCTGATCATTTTCCTGTCTGTGAGAAAAATTAGACACCGCAGCACTGCATGTTCCAGCCGTCCTTTTGTTCAACTAGACTCAATGGatgcacacaaacgcacaagcAAAgctcagtctcacacacacacgcgcacacacacacactttccctgCATCTCCCTGTTGCTCCATTCACTCGCTCGGCGTTGCTGCTTTCAAGGACTCAGTTGCTTTGTCCGCTCTGTTGTTGCCAGAGCAACCAAGGCAAACACGTGGCTCTGGACGCAGTGCTGGAACATTTTCTCTCTTCCGTTTCCTaatgctcgcacacacacacacacacacacacttcagtcaGTGGTCAGACTGGCAGCAAAAGATTGTATAAATGTGATCAATAGACCGCATattgtagcctggctccgccctcctacttacttccgctcaattttcatttcccttcagcactccgtctgggtttgcggtatattcttgggttttctccggtcaaatatttgtaggtccaatcagcgaacagagagagtggctgagaacgatgacgttgaggacgtgcactagaaagatgcgagcgaagccattcagtccgttgtggcagcaatgctgccgaatatccagaagttaaagcccgagcaagaacaatctttgctgagttttgttggtggccatgatgttgtggccctcctccccacggggttcgggaaaagtttgattttccagctcgctccgttagtggtgaagagTTGGCTAAAGCTAactataagccgatagttgttgtcggtctcccctcttgttgcacatgcgcatgacatacgtcacgaccaaacgttagcgattggttatggcagatccagagtggctctgggcagatccaatagttttaaacttcaacagagtaccggCCTTCAAGGaggttaacacttgtcaatggagagaggccagactctctgtacacaTGAAATGTACctgagtctggtaggaccaggctacgcATATTGTGCCAGCGGTGCAAATACGACCATTAATCATTTAACCAGTCAATTCAATCATATTATGAGGTTTACAAGAACAGCAACAATTGCTGGTATTGATCCAGGAACAGAGAGGCGCTGTGTAGCATTTCTGCAAAACTCTAACCGGACCTAGCATTGTGAACCTGGGTTTAGACAGTCTCAGTCGGTTTTGAGGTTCACAGGAAACTACAAAGCTGGACATTGGTTCAGGTGTATGCAAACAATTGATCCCTATGGGATGGTACTTATGAACTTATTTACAACAGTGTTTTGAggtaaatgctaatgtcagcaagCTAACATGCTTATAATGATGATGCTCACATGCTGATATTTAGCAggcataatgtttaccatgttcccTTTTTCAGTTGAGCTTGTTAGCATgcaaacatttgctaattagcactaaacacaaagaacAGTCTGGTGGGAATATCAGTTATGTAGATTTTTGGTCATAATACATAAAAGTGTTGTGCAAATGATGATGGCGctggatgaaaagtcagaggacaTGATCTGGATTCAtcttctggggaccatgaatgtctgtacaaaatttcatggcattccatccaacagttgtctGGACCAGAATGGTGGGCCAATCAATACATTATCCCCAAGTAGTTCCAACAAACACTGTTCATGATGTTTCTAGAAAGAGATTAATATTTTCAAATACCAGTTTTTAACACTGTGAGCACTAAAATTtaaattccattcacctccattgtatGGGGGGCAACATATAACTCACACCCATATTGATTGTTAAAGGttaagccagagagagagagcagaggttAATGTGCACAACAGATTAAGGCGCTcgattactattactattatctATTGCTGTAGGGTGATATAAAGCTCTGAGTGCCCGCTTAAGTGTGTGTCTGCAACACTTTCAACAGTGTCAGTTATCGACTTAAAAGCTTTCGATAAGTGAGAAAAGCATCAGCCAGTGAGCTTTTCAGTTGCTCATATTCCTGTCACTGCTCTGATCCTGACTCCAGGCTGTGGATGAGTAAAGCAACTAATACTGCACCTAGCTACTAAACCTAGCTACAACCTCCCAGGGACTCATTACCTGGCGCTCCATGGACACACATACATCCCGTTGCCATGGGGCCCGTCTTGTCAGCCCACCCCAGAGACACGGAGGCTAACAAGTTACCAGTAGCCACAATGCTCACCTCGGTGGGTCTTGCTTTACTTTTTTCATGTGTTGGAGTGATATCACTATAATGTTAACAGATGCTGATATCCTTCCAAGTGTCATTCTTGTCTGTCTGATGAATCGTGAttgagaagggaaaaaaaactaatcacCTAGAAAAATATCTTGGGAGGTCGCCAGAAGTAGCGATCTGTAACAGGCATGTGTGAATATTAATTTTGAATTTTCTGTCGGAGCTGAACAGACAAAGCTGCCATGTATTCGTATAATACAGGCTGCAAATTGAGAAGAGCCTTTTCTCTGATGAGCACAACGCTAGAGAGCAGTGCTGTTTAAACACAATAATTGGACTGGCCTTTACAGGCCCAGCTCCGCTATAATCATTCAACACAGACGGCTGAAAAAggaggtgtggggggggggggagagaaagaaaaagagaaatgaatACAAATGGTCCCAATTTTCCAGAATTACATTCAGAGGGGGGAAAGAAATAAGTAAAGAAAGTAGCcactgaaataaaaagaaaggtGACTAATGAGAAATGCGCACCATCAAGGaatcaaagacaaaaaaagaggcaGAAAGTAGCAGACATCGCTCCCATTTATCCAACCATCCCCTTCTAATCTAATCAATTTCACTCCCTTGTTTCATTTTCACGGCATAATGCAATCACAGGCAGCCTCCAGAGGAACCAGTCCCCACTGGTGTAAACATGCTGGGTGCAGACTGTCGAGAAAGATGAGACGAATAGTGGCACAATTGGAGGCAACAGGTTTCTGGAATACATCAGTTCAACAGTCACTGTCGCTGACCGCGTTAGTCAGCCGATGAACAAAGGACAAACTGTTTAGCTCTTTTTGATCTCGGGGTTCACACAGCAACCTGCGTGCATTAAATGAAAGTCTGCCTTTGCATCAGAGACTTGGTTGAAGCTTGTTAGTCCAACATACAAGCTGCCGTGCCTTGGGTGTGTATTCTGAGCTAATCACAGGAAAGATTTGACTCCTGCCAAATGTCTATAATCATTTGAGCCGACGTTACGTTGACTGTAAATACTCAGCTATGTGCATAAACGataggttcacatttttttattaaaacaacagTCCCATATGAACATTAAAAGAAGTTTTGCTGGCTGAGTAATTCTTCTTGTTCATACTGGCCATTAAAAGATTCCTTCCTCATGAGGAAGGAATCTTAACATTAGTGATCGGTCCTAATATGCTAATATGAGGCTTCAGCTGTCAAGTAGATAGCTTCTCAAGTTGCAGTGTTTTTAGCATAAAATTACCTCCTTGTGTTTACCTGGACACTGTTTCCCTATTGAGTTGCCgtggaaaaatagaaaaattcGGACATTTTGGATTAAAAAGGCTGCAACTTGGTAAGATATCCACTTGATTTGAGTAATTACGACCGCTGAAGCCTCATATTACCTTCAGATAAACTGTTGTTGCACATAACAAGGACTGTGGATTTGTGACTGTGAAAAAGTcagtatgaacaggaggaactATTACAGCAAGCAGTCCTGTTTTAATgactattgttttaagacatGAAAAATGGTCAACCTATCCTTTAATTACTTTCATTTTAACACCTAAAATGTTTACTTAAtccaaacatactgtatttcttgTATGGCAGTATTTTCCATGAAGGTGTTGATAATATTACTCAGAATACTTTTTCAACCACTTCTCTGTAAGAGCATCCACTAACTAAATTGTAAATGTTATGTACATTGGGAAACTAGGATGCATTCGGACTTCCCAGCAGATGCAGTTGGGAAAAATAGAGATCGACTTTATTTCTTTGGCCCCGAGTAAAATTTttgaaagtgctcatattgtgctcattgtcaggttcataactgtatttagaggttgtaccagaataggtttatgtggtttcatttcacactatttatttatttatttattttttatataattttgttatttttgtttctgcacattgctgcagctcctctttccaccctgtgtgttgagctctctgttttagctacagagtgaggcatctcacttctgttccatctttgttgggagtcgcacatgcacagtattaaGGCAAGCActactagctagtcagttgcagagcatgagggagtgccatgctagcagctaggcgagcattataacatgttacaaagtgaggagcgttcgtcacggaagtaaaggctggactacaatagagccgtttgctgttgttttcactttgtaaacctataacgtgcacaaaaagatatctaacacaataaaggaaaggggaaaagccaaaaagcataatttgAGCTCTTTAAAGCCTCACAAATGAAGCTCAGCATAAGTTaattcaggaagacttctatgcttcacatttctctctctctcccaacctGATCAACTGCATTGTCATCAGCTGAATGTGGGCGTTTACTCTTTCAGTTAAATCAACCAGATTTTGCCACAATCTCTGTGAGCTATCACGTTgttgcattcaaactttaaatcaGTTCTACTctttgctgctgtcagttgtcatttcaggcaaaattGATGCAACCCTCCTCCACCCCACTCACCTCCAGTTATTTCCCTTCAACAcctccaccagtgtctagacgcCATCAGGGGGATATTCCTATAAATCCACGACCTTTATACCCCTTATAATTTAACATTGCAAGTCTAATCGCCTCCAGGGCCACCagacaaacatttattaacttttaataactttaaagctatagtgcggaGTTTCTGTCAATTTCAACAACACCGtgggcgcatccacatgacgcaagacTTCAGTGATCAATCGCATACCACCCCCACGCCACGTCCACATAGTTGCTAGTAGGGTTTAACCTATcaaaccaaggaggacacggaggattaaaaaaacatgatggactcttcagaagaggtaattatcttgtaatttgCATGTCCGCTTCGTCTCCAAAGCTTTAACGGTGCTGTCgtcctttctcagcggtgacgtaAAACTACagtacaccattttgtaaacctagccatgctgagaaatacagagagcgttttgtggagctgataggcttaattagctttgtatcaactcagttggcaatggcttgaatgtaaggaacgttcattaatatgaaatagcgcactatagctttaactttttttttttttttataactactTTACAATTTTGATCAATGAAACAAACTCGATACATCATCTTACAAATATCCTTATTTGTAAAACAAGCATAAAAAACTCTTTAGGGGAAAAGTCAGTCTATGAACTTATAAAATACATAAGCCCTGGATGAACCATGCGGTGAAACCCAGGGTGCTGAGGGCCATTATCACACATTGATGACCTCATCCAGACTGAGCCCAGAGAGCTCTAGACAAAACAACGGTCTACCTGCTGGGGGGCATCTAGTGTAAATACAATCCCTCAGATTGAAGTAGAAtacatttacaaacacacatttttgtaaTTACACAGATAAGCAACACACCTTTCAGTAACATCCTGTCATGTAGTAAATGGGAACAGACTGCCCCCTAGTGTCCTGACAGCTGATTACCTGGCACTGGCGATGCTCTGCAGGAGTCTGTGGGTTTCTTCAGAGAGGTCAGAGGGCACAAGGATCTCCACAGGGTTAATCTGTAGGACACGACCCTCCAGCTCAGAGCGAGACTGACCATCAGGGAAACAGTCCAGTAACACGTCTCCGGTGCTGGGCTGAACCGcctgcatacacaaacacataaatgcacacagcGAAGACAACAATGTGTTTGGGTTGTTTTTCAGGGGCAATATTTTGTTTCTATGAaataatagacctttttcacggcagacatgttgacatgtcatagtaggaaaatcacaggtgtattcaaaaccattaatgatggctgcattccaattaggagaggccctggtattgtgcatgctgattCACTGAaacagcttactgggacacttgatggaattgagctaTCATTGaagttatcaatttcagctgtgcttttcctactatgacaagtcaaaatgtctgctgtgaaaaaggtccataccTTCATATTACTCATATAATGActaaaagtgtttttgtttttttttataaaagttttACTTCACGTTGAGATGCTCATCTTACTTCTTAACAACCAGCAACATTAACTTGTATTTAATTACTCTAGCATCACTTTATTCTCCTTATCAGAACTGGGTGACATGGATTAGAGTTTAAATTCTCTGCCCAGGCCCGAGCCGGACCCCGATATTTTTTGCCGCTATCCTCGGGCTGGGCCGGGagcaattgtgttttttttatcattactttattagccttattcggtggggagaaagctatgcctctccagcttctcccgtagctttgggtgtatgtcctgcactgacttgagtgtgaggtaaattGCTACATcgggtctttggtgttttttgcccccaacgtctcctcccaggcagcgcggcaatggttatgtttagggttatggttaaggttagctgcctggaaggcgccgttggaggcaaaaaacaccatcgagcgctacatcgtgtctcccccatctgcagcactgttcacggccagtgcgtcagcatgcagactgTGCCGAAgaacagtattaattaggtgatcgagacaagaaagtctcctatatggttccagggctttgattatgttgctgccttgatctgttacccacactattcggctgagggagctagggtcGAGTTTTTTTTTCCCGTTTCTTCATTCAgctccatttgcgatccattccattctgaataaacaattcaataaaaaattgtcgggtttaaattgggctcgggctcataattacagttaatgtgtcgggctgAGCCAGGCTCGGACGCAACGTGCAGGGGCTTGGGTAGGGTCAGGcatgattttttgggcccgatctaagctctaataTGGATATGATCTTCTAATTCGGCATATGTAATTTTGTGATACTGTTATATATCATCTGGGGTTCAATTGAGaggtttttttatgaaaaaaaataaccagATGGGAATATGTCCATCTATCCATTCATCGtcatccgcttatccagggtcgggtcgcgggggcagcagctccagcaggggacacATATGTTTTTTGGCTAATCCGGGGAACTAAATACCTGATAAATCAAGGATCAACTGAGAGAACTGAGATGGCATTCAAAAGAACTGGTAATTAACAACCAGTTTATAATATCAGACTCACCACTAGCCCCACAGTGAGCTGCTTCTTCAGTTTATCCCAACTCTCACTGATACACAGCAGGAAGCTGTCAGGAGGGTCCAACACCAGGTCACCAcagcccccctcctccacaTCCCCCAGTCTGCAGACCGGGTTCACATCTCAGAAAATATGTTAAGGACACTGGCTTTACAGAGCTGTtttaaggacacacacacacagacattcacGGCATATAAGGATACCCTCCCCCACCAGAGTGGACTTGGTGTACAGAGCACACAGCTGACGAGTGAAcagagcgttcctattggccCCTGAGGCCTTGATCGCAGACGTCTCTGTCTGCTTAACCACGCCAACCTGGAAATTAAAGACAATAATGTCAAGATGAGAAACATTATGACCTGACAgcttttaaatacaaaacaatacgCAAGATTTATTTCATACCTTGTGTCCGTGGGACACCAACCGCCTGACATGAACAAACAGACGGTGTGTGGGGATGCTGCACGTCATGAAGTTATGATCCAGGTGACAGACGATATTCAGCTCCTTCGCGGCAACCTGTTCACACGCAAAGAGATGACATCTGTGCTGCCTTTAAGGATAATTGAGGCCACATTGAGTGTTCAGGCAAATTAGAGTTTGGTCTGAAAGTAGTGCATATAAAACTTGAATTAAGAATaaagtctatatatatatatatatatatatatatatatatatatatatatatatatatatatatatataaataaataaaatattgttgtTTCCTATCCACTACGACACTGTTACAGTGAcatatttgatatattttagATTGATACTGTTCATTTCTTTCCTGCATCATTAACACAGATGCTTTTTCAGATCTCACCTCTGCATCCTCTCCAAAGAACCTGTACTTGTAACCACACTCCACAGCCAACAATGCATCCTTATGCTGCTGTTTCAGCTGGATGACCTGCTGTTCCAGGGGAGTGTATATGCTCTTTGAGTGCCCGGGCGGTGCGCTTGAGTCTAATGGGGAACTTCGTTCTGCActccttttttcctcttcctgctcctgCTGCTCCGCCTGACTTGGCAAATTGAGACAAGCGGAACGcctgcaacagaaaacaaaacgtATAAAAGCACTCCGTGTCTTTTCAGTAGCAACAGTTCTCAACTAAAAGCATGAAGTTCTCTATTCCCCACTACCTATACAGGAACCTTTTGTTATATATGCAATAAGTTCATATCAGCCCATATTTGGCTGATTTATCTGCCTTGCTCTATTGTTGTCTTTAATATAATACTTGGTTCTTAAAAATGCAGTGAATGCTACTTGACATACAAGTCCATATGTTTTTGCCATGATTAATGATTGGTACAAGATCTTACATTGACCCTACATGCGGAAATTCATTTTTTGCTTGCGCTACTCTcaaaaggtcagaggtcagagtcACTATGGTGCTGCTTTACTCATGGACACTTCAGCAGGGCAGATGCTTGCCATTGACATAAGAGCTTAAACCTTCATTCTTGGGCCAACCTGCTACCACAAAACTGATGACAGTGATGTGATGGAGTCAACATTTAAATTGGGTACCTGTTTTGTAGCGGCCAGCCTTAAACTCTCCTTTTCTttgacctcctcctcttcatcctcatgCTCTTCCGCTGTCTGCTGAAGACTGTTTTCATGGCTTCCTTCGATGCTTCCTTCATCACAGATCTTACTGCTAGCAGTATCACTGGGTTCAGCCGAGCAGGTGAAGCCTTTCAGCTTCTCCAAGGTGGAGGAGTAGAGGCCGGCTGCTCCTCGGCTCGATCTTAGCGTTGTCTCTGGAGTGAGAAGAAATAAAGTTTGCATCAAGTATGACTATAAAAGGTATAAATAATTTTACTCTTTTTCATACACAATTATTACCTGAATGAGCTAAGGAAGATTTGATGCCCTTAATCAACAGTTTGACAGACTAACATTGTGTCACATTTACACAGCCTATGGTCACATCAGCCAAAATTCcaaatttttttaagttttaaacaattaaaatacatCATGAGTAGCTCCGTCTCATATCTCTCCTAAACAACTCACAATAACAGGAGGGTTTAACATTACTGCACATGCTGTTTGGAGAAATGTGATGTTTCAGGAAGAATGTGTGAGGCTGTGAGTGAGATGGATGAGGGAGGGTTGAGAAGAAATATGGAGTTTCTGTTTTTGAGGTGCACACACTCACCTTTAGTGCTCTGACAGGATGCAGGCTCGCAGTCTAAATCCTCCACCTGCTGGTCTTGTACAGAAAGCTTGGCTCGTTTTGTTGGCAATCCAAAAGCATTATCAGAGGAAAGTTTCTTCTGCAGTACAAAATCAGTTAAAGTTCAGTAATTAGCATTAAGTTAAGGACACCTGAtctaagcgtgtgtgtgtgtgtgtgtgtgtgtgtgtgtgtgtgtgtgtgtgtgtgtgtgtgtgtgtgtgtgtgtgtgtgtggggcataCCTCACCTTGCCTCTCGAAAGCTGAGCAGGATTTTGGTTAATCCCAGACTGAGTGTTTGAGGGACTGCTGCTGCTCAGACCTCCGAAGTACTTGCTAATGGAGGTCTGAGTGGTGCAGGACTTCTTCAGAGACTTTGGCATGTTTTCATTTGCTCTTATATTGGATGAATCATGAACACATGTATAGAAATCGGTGCAAATGGGAAGCTAACCATAGCTAAGGCTTTGGCCTTACTGCCCCGGCTTTTCAAAACATAGCTGCAGTGCGCATGTGCTGAGATCACACAGGCGCGTAAATGACGCAGCTAACGTGAGAaggatactggtttttcaaaaTTAAACCATTTGGTTTATGTGGTTAGAAAGATAAGAAaagttgttgttcttttttagACTGAATTTATCTAGCTGATCTACTGCAAAT
This genomic window contains:
- the msh3 gene encoding LOW QUALITY PROTEIN: DNA mismatch repair protein Msh3 (The sequence of the model RefSeq protein was modified relative to this genomic sequence to represent the inferred CDS: deleted 1 base in 1 codon) is translated as MPKSLKKSCTTQTSISKYFGGLSSSSPSNTQSGINQNPAQLSRGKKKLSSDNAFGLPTKRAKLSVQDQQVEDLDCEPASCQSTKETTLRSSRGAAGLYSSTLEKLKGFTCSAEPSDTASSKICDEGSIEGSHENSLQQTAEEHEDEEEEVKEKESLRLAATKQAFRLSQFAKSGGAAGAGRGKRSAERSSPLDSSAPPGHSKSIYTPLEQQVIQLKQQHKDALLAVECGYKYRFFGEDAEVAAKELNIVCHLDHNFMTCSIPTHRLFVHVRRLVSHGHKVGVVKQTETSAIKASGANRNALFTRQLCALYTKSTLVGEDVNPVCRLGDVEEGGCGDLVLDPPDSFLLCISESWDKLKKQLTVGLVAVQPSTGDVLLDCFPDGQSRSELEGRVLQINPVEILVPSDLSEETHRLLQSIASASTQADDRVRIEKRESAQFEFASAMNTATEFYCHTQEKGSRSLSSVASLESQVICCLGPLIQYLQEFNLERVLRSESSFRRLSCESEFMILSAATLRNLDILNNQTDGGVKGSLLWVLDHTRTPFGRRLIRKWVSQPLTDPQSISERQDAVQEILESHSLTLNSIKSLLSHLPDLERGICSIYHKKSSTQEFYLINSSLSRLGNELQALLPAIQSQISSALLRGLLFDTPDLLAPAHSHLKVLNEKAAKSGNKTELFSDLSSFPVLQERREQIQTVIDEIQDHRQEIRLTLKAPALDYTTVSGQEFLIEVKNSLTSAVPPDWVKINSTKAVSRYHSPFLAERYKKLLQLREQLLLDCQREWTNFLDQFGEHYHTIKRAISHLATMDCLFSLAEVAKQGDYCRPEVCVGQRQIMIRDGRHPAIDVLMGEHNQYVPNLTELQGDGRRTMIITGPNMGGKSSYIRQVALICVMAQMGSYVPASEARLGMLDGIYTRMGATDNIYKGRSTFMEELTEASEIIFRATERSLVILDELGRGTSTHDGIAIAHATLEYFIRDVKALTLFVTHYPPLCELERVYPEHVSNYHMAFLVNEPDIATDTDDGEVQPESITFLYQLTEGAAGRSYGLNVARLADIPDPILHTAARKARELESMVNGRRKNKKLLSDLWSISDRSSLMEWLRSNS